In the Bacillota bacterium genome, one interval contains:
- a CDS encoding acyl CoA:acetate/3-ketoacid CoA transferase: KIINIDGEEWLLYKRFPIDVALIRGTVADENGNLTVDKEMGILEALPLAMAAKNSGGIVIAQAEYIAQRNTLHPKDVRVPGVLVDYVVIGRPENHLQTQVTYFNPGLSGDIRVPVDRIPPLPLDAKKIIGRRAALELRPGAVVNLGVGIPAAVASVAAEEGVSDQFTLTTELGVFGGVPAYGLDFGASYNSEAMIEHSSMFDFYDGGGLDVTFVGLAQVDRHGNVNVSKFASAIPGCGGFIDITHKTRRIVFCGTFTAGGLEVAVDTSGVKVVKEGAIRKIVGDVEQVTLNGELAAAKGQEILYVTERCVFKLTQEGPVLVEIAPGIDLERDIISLVEFPIPVSEDLRTMDARIFQPGRMELSKSF, from the coding sequence AAGATCATAAATATCGACGGCGAGGAATGGCTGCTATACAAGCGCTTCCCTATAGATGTCGCCCTCATTCGCGGCACTGTCGCGGACGAGAACGGAAACCTCACAGTGGACAAGGAGATGGGTATCCTCGAGGCTTTGCCGCTGGCTATGGCGGCGAAGAACAGCGGGGGCATAGTGATAGCGCAAGCCGAGTATATCGCGCAGCGCAACACCCTCCACCCCAAAGATGTCAGGGTCCCCGGCGTTCTCGTGGACTATGTGGTCATCGGCAGGCCCGAGAACCACCTGCAAACCCAGGTGACCTATTTCAACCCCGGTCTTTCCGGCGACATAAGAGTGCCCGTCGACAGGATACCGCCGCTTCCGCTCGATGCCAAGAAAATCATCGGCCGGCGAGCGGCGCTGGAGTTGCGCCCCGGCGCAGTGGTGAACCTCGGCGTGGGAATACCCGCCGCCGTAGCCAGCGTGGCTGCCGAAGAGGGGGTGAGCGATCAGTTCACCCTGACGACGGAGCTGGGGGTATTCGGCGGCGTTCCGGCGTACGGCCTCGACTTCGGGGCCTCCTACAACTCAGAGGCAATGATCGAGCACTCATCGATGTTCGACTTCTATGACGGCGGCGGGTTGGATGTTACCTTCGTGGGCCTCGCGCAGGTCGACAGGCATGGGAATGTCAACGTGAGCAAATTTGCCTCCGCCATCCCCGGTTGCGGTGGGTTCATTGACATTACACACAAAACAAGGCGCATAGTCTTCTGCGGTACCTTCACCGCTGGTGGCCTTGAGGTCGCCGTGGACACCAGCGGTGTCAAGGTAGTCAAAGAGGGGGCCATCCGCAAGATAGTCGGTGACGTGGAACAGGTTACGCTCAACGGGGAATTGGCGGCGGCAAAAGGACAGGAGATTCTGTACGTCACCGAGAGATGCGTGTTCAAGCTTACGCAGGAAGGTCCTGTCCTCGTCGAGATTGCTCCGGGGATTGATCTTGAAAGAGACATAATCTCACTGGTGGAGTTCCCAATTCCAGTAAGCGAAGACCTGCGCACAATGGACGCTCGCATCTTCCAGCCAGGTCGCATGGAGTTGTCAAAATCGTTCTAG